One Ictalurus furcatus strain D&B chromosome 25, Billie_1.0, whole genome shotgun sequence DNA window includes the following coding sequences:
- the mcm3l gene encoding MCM3 minichromosome maintenance deficient 3 (S. cerevisiae), like, whose protein sequence is MDGGFEDLELREAQREYLDFLDDDQDQGVYHEKVRSMVTEGQSRLIININDLRRRNEKRAKELLKNAFSELVAFQRALKDLVASIDATYAKQFDEFHVGFEGSFGNKHVSPRTLSARFLGNLVCVEGIVTKCSLVRPKIMRSVHYCPATKKTLERKYTDLTSLDAFPSSAIYPTKDDENNPLETEFGLCCYKDHQTLTIQEMPEKAPAGQLPRSVDTISDDDLVDKVKPGDRVQIVGVYRCLPAKQGGFTSGTFRTILLANNVKLMSKEIVPTFSADDVAKIKKFCKTHSKDVFEHLSRSLAPSIHGHEYIKKAILCLLLGGNETNLENGTRIRGDINILLIGDPSVAKSQLLRYVLFTAPRAIPTTGRGSSGVGLTAAVTTDQETGERRLEAGAMVLADRGVVCIDEFDKMSDMDRTAIHEVMEQGRVTIAKAGIQARLNARCSVLAAANPVYGRYDQYKTPMENIGLQDSLLSRFDLLFIVLDQMDSESDREISEHVLRMHRYRLPGEQEGAAMPLGSTVDMFTTEDPNITEATEQELQIYEKKDHVLHGHRKKKEKIVTMEFIRKYIHVAKLVKPVLTQEASDYIAEEYTKLRSHDQVNNDLARTMPVTARALETMIRLATAHAKARMSKSIELADAEVALELMQFAYFKKILEKNKKRKLPEDGVEAEINTTLSQETQSQRSVGKRSRVSKDDMDSTMAGDFDDPYDFTEDENTQPSQPTRPVSQRSSQRKKTDISQNRMKVFKASLLKAFKVTRSQSVPIPDLFTHINKGQSEEFDQQEVKLLLERMQDDNQVMVSEDVVFLI, encoded by the exons ATGGATGGTGGCTTTGAGGATCTCGAGCTACGAGAGGCACAGAGAGAATACCTGGACTTTTTGGATGATGAT CAAGACCAGGGTGTGTATCATGAGAAAGTCAGAAGTATGGTGACTGAGGGCCAATCTCGGCTCATCATCAACATTAATGACCTGCGGCGAAGGAATGAAAAGCGAGCCAAAGA ACTTCTGAAGAATGCCTTCAGTGAGCTGGTTGCATTCCAGAGAGCTCTGAAGGACTTGGTTGCCTCCATTGATGCAACATATGCCAAACAGTTTGACGAGTTCCATGTTGGTTTTGAGGGAAGCTTTGGGAATAAACATGTCTCCCCTCGTACTCTTAGTGCTCGGTTTCTGGGAAATCTTGTTTGTGTGGAGGGCATCGTTACCAAGT GTTCACTAGTCAGACCAAAGATCATGCGCAGTGTTCATTACTGTCCTGCCACTAAGAAAACCTTGGAAAGGAAATATACTGATCTGACTTCACTGGATGCGTTCCCTTCTAGTGCCATCTACCCCACCAAG gATGATGAGAATAATCCATTGGAAACAGAGTTCGGTTTGTGCTGCTATAAGGATCACCAGACTCTGACCATCCAGGAGATGCCAGAGAAAGCTCCTGCTGGGCAGCTTCCCCGCTCAGTTGATACAATTTCTGATGATGATCTTGTGGACAAAGTTAAGCCAGGAGATCGTGTACAGATAGTTGGAGTGTACCGGTGTTTACCTGCTAAACAAGGGGGATTTACCTCTGGAACCTTCAG AACTATACTGCTAGCCAACAATGTCAAGCTGATGAGCAAAGAAATTGTTCCAACATTTTCTGCGGACGATGTTGCCAAGATTAAAAAATTCTGCAAAACTCACTCTAAA gatgtcTTTGAGCATCTAAGTCGATCGCTAGCTCCCAGCATCCATGGCCATGAGTATATAAAGAAAGCCATTCTCTGTCTGCTGCTGGGAGGAAATGAGACCAACCTGGAGAATGGCACTCGCATCAGAGGCGATATCAACATCCTGCTTATAG gtGACCCATCAGTTGCCAAATCTCAGTTGCTGAGGTATGTCTTGTTCACAGCACCGAGAGCCATTCCTACCACTGGACGAGGGTCGTCTGGGGTGGGTCTAACTGCTGCGGTTACCACTGATCAAGAGACAG GTGAGCGCCGGTTAGAGGCAGGTGCCATGGTCCTTGCTGACAGAGGGGTTGTGTGTATTGATGAGTTTGACAAGATGTCTGATATGGATCGCACAGCCATTCATGAAGTGATGGAACAGGGGAGAGTCACCATAGCTAAAGCTGGGATCCAGGCCAGGCTGAATGCTCGCTGTAGTGTGTTGGCTGCTGCTAACCCAGTGTATGGAAGG TATGACCAGTATAAAACCCCTATGGAGAACATTGGGCTGCAAGATTCCCTACTCTCTCGATTTGATTTGCTCTTCATCGTTTTGGATCAGATGGATTCAGAGAGTGATCGTGAGATTTCGGAGCATGTGTTGCGCATGCACAGATACAGGCTCCCAGGGGAGCAGGAAGGAGCAG CAATGCCATTGGGAAGCACAGTGGACATGTTTACCACAGAGGACCCAAACATCACTGAGGCCACTGAACAGGAGCTGCAGATCTATGAGAAAAAGGACCATGTCCTCCATGGCCACAGGAAGAAAAA AGAAAAGATTGTCACCATGGAGTTTATCAGGAAATACATCCATGTGGCTAAACTAGTGAAACCAGTTCTGACTCAGGAGGCCTCAGACTACATAGCCGAGGAGTACACCAAATTGAGAAGCCACGACCAAGTCAATAACGACTTGGCAAGG ACCATGCCCGTCACAGCACGTGCCCTAGAGACTATGATCAGGTTAGCCACAGCCCATGCTAAAGCCCGCATGAGTAAATCCATTGAATTGGCAGATGCAGAGGTTGCTCTGGAGCTCATGCAGTTTGCCTACTTCAAAAAG ATTCTGGAAAAGAATAAGAAGAGGAAACTTCCTGAAGATGGTGTGGAGGCAGAGATAAATACAACTCTGAGCCAGGAGACCCAAAGCCAGAGAAGTGTCGG GAAACGATCTCGTGTATCTAAAGATGATATGGATTCAACAATGGCTGGAGACTTTGATGACCCATATGACTTTACAGAGGATGAAAACA CCCAACCCAGTCAGCCAACCAGACCAGTGTCTCAGAGGAGTAGCCAAAGGAAGAAGACTGACATCAGTCAAAATAG AATGAAGGTTTTCAAGGCATCCCTCCTGAAAGCATTCAAGGTGACCAGGTCTCAGTCTGTGCCAATTCCAGACCTTTTCACCCACATTAACAAAGGCCAATCTGAAGAATTTGACCAGCAAGAGGTGAAATTACTTTTGGAGCGCATGCAGGATGATAACCAGGTCATGGTGTCTGAGGATGTGGTCTTCCTCATCTGA
- the si:ch211-191a24.4 gene encoding MARVEL domain-containing protein 3, translating to MSEARSHRGHRERQGRSNRESQQQQHQHRQQQHRQQQHRTRPSSNNRPSTRSQHSTRNQSSQYGRRATSEEVHGSKCTHMCSRRGIVLMCAFLSNLLVLFCVVAAYVTQSGMSVANFGGGSFVDVIIPFEGTELQKVRELDMQFSQMRAPGIYGGLPFSITFGVLSLFFVMSGNKPAHVLSRKLLIAQFAFQLIGAVAYVVAVGLYLHFVIKVNSTDVCLQRERLYARNGQTWMNCSVNGGDASVALFGIITAILFALGAFFTARTIHSVNQTNKERVHYEAERPKQPRSTQDTLLQSGIYV from the exons ATGAGTGAGGCCAGAAGCCACCGGGGACACAGGGAGAGGCAGGGaaggagcaacagagagagtcaacaacaacaacaccaacaccgACAACAACAACACCGACAACAACAACACCGGACGCGACCGTCCTCCAACAACAG ACCATCTACTAGGTCCCAGCACAGCACCAGAAACCAGTCATCCCAATATGGTAGAAGGGCGACTTCGGAAGAAGTACACGGATCGAAGTGTACACACATGTGCTCCAGGAGGG gtATTGTGCTGATGTGCGCATTTCTGAGCAACCTGTTGGTGTTGTTCTGTGTCGTGGCTGCTTACGTGACTCAATCAGGCATGTCGGTTGCGAATTTTGGAGGCGGGAGTTTTGTCGACGTCATCATCCCGTTTGAAGGGACAGAGCTTCAGAAGGTGCGTGAACTTGACATGCAGTTTTCACAAATGAGGGCTCCGGGAATCTACGGCGGCCTTCCTTTCAGCATCACCTTCGGCGTGCTCTCGCTCTTTTTTGTCATGTCGGGCAACAAGCCTGCCCATGTGCTTTCACGGAAGCTCCTGATTGCTCAGTTTGCATTCCAGCTGATTGGAGCAGTAGCTTATGTCGTTGCAGTGGGCCTGTATCTACATTTTGTGATCAAGGTGAACTCAACGGATGTGTGTTTACAGCGTGAACGACTTTACGCACGTAACGGACAGACTTGGATGAACTGTAGTGTGAATGGTGGGGATGCATCTGTCGCATTGTTTGGAATCATAACGGCCATTTTGTTTGCCTTGGGAGCCTTTTTTACTGCTAGAACAATTCACAGTGTGAACCAGACCAATAAAGAGCGTGTTCACTATGAAGCAGAGAGACCTAAACAACCACGCAGTACCCAGGACACACTTCTCCAGTCAGGCATCTATGTCTGA